ATTTTCCCCTTGGCAAGACGTCGTGATCTTCGAAGAGGCATTCGATCCGCTTCCGAGGCTGCAAAACCTTGAACCCGCCATGTTGGCCGCCGGATACGCCCACAATTCCGGGATTCTGAACGACTATTTCCCCTTCAACGGCGGCGTTATCATCTTCAGCAAATGGCCCATCGAAGCCACCGATCAGTATGATTTCGAATTGTGTGGCCCGAGTTCGCAGGATTGCCTTGCCAACAAAGGCATCAAATACGCCCGCATCAACAAGCTCGGCAAATACTACAATGTCTTCGGCACCCACTTCGACGCCGGCAGTGACGCCCCTGATCTCGAAGCCAAAAACCTGCAATACACCGAGATGAAGAACTTTATCGCCGCCCAGAACATCCCGCAGCACGAGGCCGTGATCTGGGGAGGCGACCTCAATACCGACGCCAACAACAGCCACAACCTGTATTACAACATGCTGGATTCGATCGACATTGTGGTTCCGGATTACAGCGGTTTCTTCGAATCCAATTTTGGACGCGACACCGGAGACGTCATCGACCACGTATTCACTGATCCCCGCTACCTGCTCCCTTTGGAAGGCCAAGTGTTCATTACCACCTTTCGCAGTCTTTCCTCCGTTTTATGGGATCTCAGCGAATTCAGCGACCACCGTTCCGCCATTGCAAGGTTCAGATTCCCTGATTTGAGCGTCACAGGAGGGGATCAAGTGCTTTGTCCCGGCGAATCACTTTCCTTCTCAAGTACCGCCGACATTCCCGTACAGCGAATTTGGTACCACAATGGCCTGCCGATGGCGGGCGTCGTCGGTCCGGGAATCGCAATCAACGCCACAACCTTGTCCGACTCCGGATTGTATGAGCTGGAAATGCGTTATGCCCAAACCTACGGCACAGGACAGGGCCCCATTGACCTGTTGCTGTATCCCAATGGTCCCGTCACCCGCACCGCCAACATCCGCATGCGCGCCGGACTGGCAGACGTGAGCTTGGCCAATTGTCCGATCGCCGCACCCGATCCCGCCCTGAAGACCCTGCAAGTGTTTCCCAATCCGGCAAATACGCAGTTGCACCTCCAAAGGGAAAGCCAAGTTCCGTTGGTTTGGGAGCTGAAAGATCTCCGCGGAATCAACCTTCAAAAGGACGTTTGGAGTGCCCAATCCCTCACGATTGACCTCACCCAATTGCCCCAAGGCATTTACATCTTGCATCTCACCGGAAAAAACGGAACAGCTCACCACGAAAAGATCATGGTAGCGCGTTAGGTTTCTACCCTTAAAAGGTTGTCAATTCCCCCATTGCGGCTAAGCTACCATAGCGCAGCAGCAGCGGGAATTTCAATCCTCCTGCCCCTGCAAAGCAAAACCCAAAGCAGACAAAATGAAATATCCGCTGTCTCCACACTCGACAATTCACTCTCAACTCTCAACTCTCAACTCTCAACTCTCAACTCTCAACTCTCAACTCTCAATTCTCAATTCTCAATTCTCAATTCTCAATTCCCAATTCCCCATTCTCTCCAAGTTGATAATTTGCACACTTTTGTACCACTTTTTCCGAAAATTCCTGCAATATTAGCGGACTTACTGCGCTGAATCATCATTGATTCTGAACGCAGAAGCAAAAGTTGCATGAAGAAAGTTTACCCTCTACTTCTGATCATGTCATTTTTGAGCGTAGCCTTTGCCGGATATGGGCAGGGGACTTTACGTGGAAAAGTGACCGACAAGGCCACCGGCGAAGCGCTTGCAGGAGCCAAAGTTTTCCTTCAAGGCGGCGCAGCAGGCGGTTTGGCCGACGATGAAGGCAACTTCGAATTCCAGGTCCCGCAGGCCCCGCCGTTTCAGGTGATCGTCACATTCATGTCCTACGATACCCTCCGCACCGAGGTCACCGACCTCAACAAACCCCTCAAATTGGGCATGGACGAAAAAACCGTGCAGGTGCAGGCCGTCGAAATCATCGGCCGCAACATCTCTGAAAAAGAAGCCGAAAATCCGCTGACGGTCGAAAGCATGGGCGCCATCGCCATCAAGGAAGTCGCCGGTGCTGACTTCTACGCCTCCCTCGGCAACATGAAAGGCGTGGACCTCACATCCGCCAGCCTCGGATTCAAAATCATCAACACCCGCGGATTCAACAGCACTTCGCCTGTCAGGTCCCTTCAAATCATCGACGGTGTAGACAACCAAGCACCCGGCCTGAACTTCTCCCTCGGCAACTTCCTGGGTTCCTCCGAATTGGATGTGCAGAAAGTAGACCTCGTAGTTGGCGCAAGCTCAGCTTATTACGGACCGAATGCATTCAACGGCGTCATCAGCATGACCACCAAGAATCCATTCATCCACCAAGGCTTGAGCATACAAGGCAGGGTAGGGGAACGCAATTTGGCCGAAGTTGCCCTGCGTTATGCCAAAGCCTTCAAAAACAAAAACGACGAAGATGTCTTCGCCTTCAAGATCAACGGTGCCTTCATGCGGGCCAATGATTGGAATGCCACCAACATCGACCCGACACAACAAAGCCTCGTCGGCGTCGACAATCCCGGCGGCTACGACAAAGTCAATACCTATGGGGATGAAAACCTCACCTCGGGCATCAACTACGCCCTCGACAATTCCAGCAAACGCGCCTACCCCGGCTTGGGTATCTGGCACAGAGACGGTTACAAGGAATCAGACGTTGTCAATTACAATACTTACAATGTCAAACTGGGTGGCGCACTCCATTTCAAAGTCCTCAAAGGCGCCGAACTCATCGCAGGCTCCAACTTCGGTACAGGAACCACAGTGTATCAAGGCGACAACCGTTACAGCCTCAAAGACATTCTCTTTTTCCAGCACAAACTCGAACTCAAAAAGGAAGACAAAGGCTTTATTCGCAGCTACTTTACCCATGAGGATGCCGGAAAGAGCTACGATGCAGTCTTTACGGCGTTTATGATCCAGGACGCCGCCAAAAACACCAACGAATGGAGCAACGATTACCGCAACTACTGGGCCACGCGCGTCACCACGCGGGCGCAGGCTTTGCCAGGTTACCCGCAATTTACCCAGCCAAACCGTCCTTGGGACGATGAATACTTGCAACTCGACTCTGTGATGGCCGCCAACCAAGACTCCTTGGTCGTTTGGCATCAACAGGCACGCGACTTTGCCAATTCTGCGAATCTGACCGACGGTACCTTGGACCGTTTCGAGCCGGGCACTGCCGCTTTTGACTCCGTTTTGGCGGATGTGACAAGCCGCACAGCCTTCACGGAAGGGGGAACAAGATTCTTTGACCGGTCCAAACTATGGCACCTCCAAGGCGAATACAAATTCACCCCCAGCTTCATGGACATCGTCGTCGGGGGCAACGTTCGCGTTTATTTGCCCTACTCCGAAGGCACCATCTTCAGCGATACCAATGGCGTGCGCATCATCAACAAGGAAGCAGGCATCTACGCAGGATTGGAAAAGCGGATCATGAACAACCGCATGAAGCTCAATGCAACCTGCCGACTTGACAAGAACCAGAATTTCAACTTCTTGGTGTCGCCAGCGGTCTCGGCCGTGTACAACATCAACGCAGACAATATCCTGCGTTTGGCCCTGAATTCCGCCATTCGCAACCCGAGTTTGTCGGAGCAATATCTGTATTACAATGTCGGTCGCGCTTTGTTGGTGGGCAACGTCGAAGGCAGGGATTCCTTGGTCACTTTGGAATCCCTCAACAACTTCTTCGACTCTCAAAACCCGGATACCCTCAGCTATTTCAACGTCGCTGCCATTCGTCCAGAGAAGGTTAAAAGCGCTGAAATCGGCTACCGCGGCACGATCGGCGAACATTTATTCATCGACGCGAGCTATTATTTCAGCCTTTACCAGGACTTTATTGGTTATAAAGTGGGCGCCGATATCTCAGTCGATCAATTTAACCTCGCGACGGTCAAGCGCATCTACCGCGTCGCTGCCAATTCCGATAACCTTGTCACCACTCAGGGATTCTCCGCAGGGGCCAACTACTATTTCAAAAAGTACTACATGGTCAATGCCAATTACTCCTGGAACAAGCTCAACAAATTGACCGTGGATGACCCGATCATCCCTGCCTTTAATACTCCCGAGCACAAGTTCAACATCGGCTTTGGCGGCCGGAATATTCCCGTTACACTCGGCGAAAAGACCATTCGGAACTTGGGCTTCAACACCAACTTCAAATGGGTACAAGGCTTTCAATTCGAAGGTTCGCCCCAATTCACCGGCTTTGTTCCCACCTATTGGTTGTTTGACGGTCAAATCAACAAGAAGGTGGAGAAGATCCACACCACTTTCAAGCTGGGTGCAAGCAACGTCCTGAACAAGCAGGCGCTGCAAGTATTTGGCGGCCCTTACGTCGGTCGGATGGCTTATTTCCAGGTGCTTGTGGAGTTAGATAAATTGTAAATCATTGATTTTTAATATTGTTTATCCAAGTTTTTTAGAATCAAATTTGATGAGTATGAAGAAATTACTACTGTTTACAGCGTTTCTAGCGCTGATGGTGGCGGCCGTACCGGCCAATGCCCAACGTTACCTGTCCGAGATTTTCTCGTCGATCACGGTGAACCAGAACATTCAATACGCGACCAACATCACGGTGATCACCGGCTCGCCCGGTTTGGACACTTTGACCTATGACGTTTATCACCCGATGGGGGATACCCTTGCCGAGCGTCCAGTCGTGATCGTTGCCCACACCGGCATCTTCTTGCCTTCTCCACAAAATGGTCAGGCTACCGGCAGCAAGAGAGACTCTGCAGTCGTTGACATGTGCCGCAAGCTTGCCAAAAGAGGATTTGTGGCAATTGCCATGGACTACCGTTTTGGCTGGAACCCACTAGGTTCGACACAGGACATCCGCACAGGTACCTTGTTGAATGCTGCTTACCGTGGCATCCAAGACGCACGTACCCTCGTGCGTTACCTGCGTAATGACTATGCCAACGGCAATCAGCATGCCATCAATCCAAACAGGATAGTGGTCGGCGGTATGGGTACCGGTGGTTATATCTCCTTGGGTGCTGCCTACCTGGACAGCTACGACGAGATCAACCTGAGCAAATTCCTCGACGGAAACGGCGACTCTTATGTCGATACTTCATTGTCAGGCGACGTCGAAGGCAAATGGTCACGCGCACTCAACGTGAGCAACTACCCTAACGAAAGCTCTACCATCCAGTTTGCATTCAACATGGGCGGTGCAGTTGGTGACTCTACCTGGATCGAAGCTGGCGAAGTTCCTTCTGCTGGTGTACACGTGACGAGCGATCCATTTGCTCCTTACGATTACGGCGCAGTTATCGTGCCTACCACAGGTCAGTTTGTGGTGAACGTGAGCGGCACCAAAGGCGTTCAGCGTTATGCTACTTCATTGGCTGTCAATGCATCCTACGACACTTACACCTACGTGGATCCAACCTCCGTGCAAGCTGCAACCGTCAACGGTGGCTTGAATGGTCTGTTCCCTTTCTTCCGTCCATCCATGGAGTCGGCACCTTGGGAATATTGGGATAGCACGTATTGGAAAAATGTTCCCCACCCAACCTTGGGCAACTTCCACCTCGCAGGTTTGGCAACCAATCCTGACATGGGCCGTGCTAAGTCATTGGCTTACATTGACTCGACGTTGAACTTCGTAGTGCCACGTATCGTTTGCGCATTGGGTATGCCAGGTTGCACCGGTGCTACCACCGGCAACGTAGAGAACATCAGCGCAAGCGAAGTGTCTGTATTCCCTAACCCTTCTGCCAGCTTTGTCAATATCCGCACCAACGACGCCGGCAACCAATTGGTCGCCATCACCGTGACCGACCTCAATGGCCGTCAAGTGAAAGTCGCTGCTGATCTGAAAAGCAACAGCTATCAGTTGGACCATGCAGACCTCACAGCAGGGATGTATTTCCTCACCGTTCAGACCCGCAAGGGTGTGATGACGCAGAAAGTGCTTTTCAACTAAGCAAGTTCTAATCAAGAATATGCGGCGTTTTCCTTGATTGGAAGACGCCGCATTCTTTTTGTTATCATATCGTTTGTAAATTGCCTTCGATTCCATTCACCCTTTTTCAAAATCGAAACGTTGCTATGAGAAATTTTCGAAGGATTTCGTTGACTGCGGCCACCTTGCTCTTCCTTGGATGGATGGGCACTGCCTCGGGCCAAGTCTACCTCAACTATGCGGTCAATCAGCCGGCTCCGCTTGAAGCCGAAGCGGGCCAAGACCAACTGATTTGCCCAGGCGATCCTGCCACATTGGGAGACAATCCTGCTGCGGTTGGCGGCTATGGTGGCTATTCCTACCAATGGGCACCTGCCCTTAACCTCACCAATCCGACCGTGTCCAACCCGATTGCGACCCCAACGCAAAACACCGATTATGTGCTGATGCTCACCGACTCCTTGGGCTGTACCGCCTACGATACCATCAGCATCGCCATCGATACCTGCATCGGCATCTCGGGAATGGCCGGCGTAAATGCATTCGAAGTATTCCCCAATCCCAACGAAGGCAAATTCACCGTCAGCATCGACCTTGCAAGGCAATTTGAATCACTGAACCTCACCGTGGTCGACCTCAGCGGACGCACCGTATTTGCAAAGTTGCTGACGCAGCCGGGGAATGCCGTTCGCGAGCAAATCACCTTGAATGGTTTGAGCCGCGGAGCCTATTTCATTCGATTGGAAGGCGGAGACCTGCAATTGTCACGCAAAATGATCATTCGCTAATCCTCAAACCCAATCAACATGAAAACAACGATGAAAAAATATACAACTGCGCTCGCCCTTCTGATGCTCTTTGGAATTGGCGGATTGCAAGCCCAAGCGCTGACCACCAAGGTCTGCAAAGGCGAAACGGTTTGCCATACCATCGGCGGTCACCGTGGTTTTGTACAATGGGAACAAAGTGCTGACGGCAATTCTTGGTTCCTTGTTCCTTTTATGTCGGCGGATACGTTTTGTATGACAGCCGATTCGAATGGCTACTACCGTGCTGCTGTACAAGAAGGTACATGCGCTCCCGTGTACACAGAAGTTCGATATGTGCAAGCAATCACAGTCACAGCCGATGCCGGCGCAGACGGCAGTGTTTGCGCCAACAGTGGCAGCCTGATCGGTGGATCACCAACCGCCTCGGGCGGCGTGAATCCCTACAGTTACAGTTGGACACCTGGCACAGGATTGAATTCGACAACCGATGCAAATCCGACGGCTTCGCCCGCTTTGACAACCACTTATGTTGTGACCGTGACCGACTCGATCGGCTGTGTCGGCACTGACAGTGTAACCGTTACTCCAAGTGCTGCTGTGGTCGCAGATGCAGGTCCAGACTTGGCACTTTGCTTCGGCTCGTCCGCAACCTTGGGAGGTTCCCCCTCCGGCAGCGGCGGAACAGGTGCTTTGACCTACCTTTGGTCACCGGCCACGGACCTTTCGTCGACGACGGTTGCCAATCCAACCGTGACTCCGACGAGTAGCAATACCTATATGCTCACCGTAACCGATTCCTTGGGTTGTTTTGCGATGGATACCGCGATGGTTGACACCAACAGTCAGCTGATTCACGACAGCACGACCTTTGTTTACACAGGCTCCGCGCAAATGTTTGTCGTACCTGGCTGTGTGGACAGCATCACGATGGATGTCTACGGGGCACAAGGCGGCGCCAACTGGATCAACAACACCAACTTCGGCGGACGTGTACGTGCGAAAATTGCGGTGACACCCGGCGAAACCCTCATGGTCTATGTCGGTCAGCAGCCCACAACTGGAACCGTTGCCGGCTGGAATGGCGGTGGTGCAGGTGACGGTGCTGGCAAAGGTGGCGGTGGCGCGTCGGATGTACGCCGTGGAGGCACGACGCTCAATGACCGCATCATCGTTGGCGGTGCAGGTGGCGGCGCAGGCTACTGGAGCAGCCTTCATGTAGTCGGTGGCGTCGGTGGCGGCTTGACAGGTGGAAATGGCTACCGGGATCCAAGTTTTAGCGCCAATCCTGGCGGGCTGGGTGCAGGCCAATCTGCTGGGGGTGCCAATGGCACC
Above is a window of Bacteroidota bacterium DNA encoding:
- a CDS encoding T9SS type A sorting domain-containing protein, with the protein product AFAQSSVFIRNNSWLDFDIKLVQNGSHSPNAQQYNHNTTLLANWIEDTEVFNTMRDSTVVPIGDSVIYSLALSHGLDTVWFDLRMQRSGPLTTVASRLHGDTFDTGYNADGSFHLGIVTIAGRTLTFQYKADNDDTQQSMDIRLAIHESPIYAIDSADFSNPNVLNVMAYNIQMLPLGVVGMPQADDRADLLPAQFSPWQDVVIFEEAFDPLPRLQNLEPAMLAAGYAHNSGILNDYFPFNGGVIIFSKWPIEATDQYDFELCGPSSQDCLANKGIKYARINKLGKYYNVFGTHFDAGSDAPDLEAKNLQYTEMKNFIAAQNIPQHEAVIWGGDLNTDANNSHNLYYNMLDSIDIVVPDYSGFFESNFGRDTGDVIDHVFTDPRYLLPLEGQVFITTFRSLSSVLWDLSEFSDHRSAIARFRFPDLSVTGGDQVLCPGESLSFSSTADIPVQRIWYHNGLPMAGVVGPGIAINATTLSDSGLYELEMRYAQTYGTGQGPIDLLLYPNGPVTRTANIRMRAGLADVSLANCPIAAPDPALKTLQVFPNPANTQLHLQRESQVPLVWELKDLRGINLQKDVWSAQSLTIDLTQLPQGIYILHLTGKNGTAHHEKIMVAR
- a CDS encoding TonB-dependent receptor, which translates into the protein MKKVYPLLLIMSFLSVAFAGYGQGTLRGKVTDKATGEALAGAKVFLQGGAAGGLADDEGNFEFQVPQAPPFQVIVTFMSYDTLRTEVTDLNKPLKLGMDEKTVQVQAVEIIGRNISEKEAENPLTVESMGAIAIKEVAGADFYASLGNMKGVDLTSASLGFKIINTRGFNSTSPVRSLQIIDGVDNQAPGLNFSLGNFLGSSELDVQKVDLVVGASSAYYGPNAFNGVISMTTKNPFIHQGLSIQGRVGERNLAEVALRYAKAFKNKNDEDVFAFKINGAFMRANDWNATNIDPTQQSLVGVDNPGGYDKVNTYGDENLTSGINYALDNSSKRAYPGLGIWHRDGYKESDVVNYNTYNVKLGGALHFKVLKGAELIAGSNFGTGTTVYQGDNRYSLKDILFFQHKLELKKEDKGFIRSYFTHEDAGKSYDAVFTAFMIQDAAKNTNEWSNDYRNYWATRVTTRAQALPGYPQFTQPNRPWDDEYLQLDSVMAANQDSLVVWHQQARDFANSANLTDGTLDRFEPGTAAFDSVLADVTSRTAFTEGGTRFFDRSKLWHLQGEYKFTPSFMDIVVGGNVRVYLPYSEGTIFSDTNGVRIINKEAGIYAGLEKRIMNNRMKLNATCRLDKNQNFNFLVSPAVSAVYNINADNILRLALNSAIRNPSLSEQYLYYNVGRALLVGNVEGRDSLVTLESLNNFFDSQNPDTLSYFNVAAIRPEKVKSAEIGYRGTIGEHLFIDASYYFSLYQDFIGYKVGADISVDQFNLATVKRIYRVAANSDNLVTTQGFSAGANYYFKKYYMVNANYSWNKLNKLTVDDPIIPAFNTPEHKFNIGFGGRNIPVTLGEKTIRNLGFNTNFKWVQGFQFEGSPQFTGFVPTYWLFDGQINKKVEKIHTTFKLGASNVLNKQALQVFGGPYVGRMAYFQVLVELDKL
- a CDS encoding T9SS type A sorting domain-containing protein encodes the protein MKKLLLFTAFLALMVAAVPANAQRYLSEIFSSITVNQNIQYATNITVITGSPGLDTLTYDVYHPMGDTLAERPVVIVAHTGIFLPSPQNGQATGSKRDSAVVDMCRKLAKRGFVAIAMDYRFGWNPLGSTQDIRTGTLLNAAYRGIQDARTLVRYLRNDYANGNQHAINPNRIVVGGMGTGGYISLGAAYLDSYDEINLSKFLDGNGDSYVDTSLSGDVEGKWSRALNVSNYPNESSTIQFAFNMGGAVGDSTWIEAGEVPSAGVHVTSDPFAPYDYGAVIVPTTGQFVVNVSGTKGVQRYATSLAVNASYDTYTYVDPTSVQAATVNGGLNGLFPFFRPSMESAPWEYWDSTYWKNVPHPTLGNFHLAGLATNPDMGRAKSLAYIDSTLNFVVPRIVCALGMPGCTGATTGNVENISASEVSVFPNPSASFVNIRTNDAGNQLVAITVTDLNGRQVKVAADLKSNSYQLDHADLTAGMYFLTVQTRKGVMTQKVLFN
- a CDS encoding T9SS type A sorting domain-containing protein — protein: MRNFRRISLTAATLLFLGWMGTASGQVYLNYAVNQPAPLEAEAGQDQLICPGDPATLGDNPAAVGGYGGYSYQWAPALNLTNPTVSNPIATPTQNTDYVLMLTDSLGCTAYDTISIAIDTCIGISGMAGVNAFEVFPNPNEGKFTVSIDLARQFESLNLTVVDLSGRTVFAKLLTQPGNAVREQITLNGLSRGAYFIRLEGGDLQLSRKMIIR